From a single Larimichthys crocea isolate SSNF chromosome XIII, L_crocea_2.0, whole genome shotgun sequence genomic region:
- the LOC104918194 gene encoding transmembrane protein 107 isoform X2, whose translation MSAVGTLIPARFLTIVAHLVIVITIFWSRENNVKACLPLEYTQEQYDSEDKKLVVALAVTLSLFAIELAGFLSGVSMFNYSQGLLSLSVHCSASVSLSFFVFEKWECWTYWVIFAICSVLPAFMEIILFIAVLGLKKKPL comes from the exons ATGTCGGCTGTCGGCACTCTTATACCTGCGCGGTTCTTGACCATCGTGGCTCACCTTGTCATCGTTATCACGATCTTTTGGTCGAgg GAAAACAACGTGAAGGCGTGTTTGCCTCTAGAGTACACACAAGAGCAGTATGACAGTGAAGataaaaa GTTGGTGGTGGCATTGGCGGTCACCCTCAGCCTGTTTGCCATAGAGCTGGCTGGGTTCCTCTCAGGAGTTTCCATGTTCAACTACAGCCAAGGTCTCCTGT CATTGTCTGTCCACTGCAGTGCATCTGTGTCCTTGtcattctttgtgtttgagaAGTGGGAATGCTGGACATATTGGGTTATTTTTGCCATCTGCag TGTGCTACCTGCTTTTATGGAGATTATTCTGTTTATAGCTGTTCTTGGACTGAAGAAGAAGCCATTATGA
- the LOC104918194 gene encoding transmembrane protein 107 isoform X1: MSAVGTLIPARFLTIVAHLVIVITIFWSRENNVKACLPLEYTQEQYDSEDKKLVVALAVTLSLFAIELAGFLSGVSMFNYSQGLLSTGAHASASVALLFFLFEQWECDIYWWIFVICSVLPAFMEIILFIAVLGLKKKPL; the protein is encoded by the exons ATGTCGGCTGTCGGCACTCTTATACCTGCGCGGTTCTTGACCATCGTGGCTCACCTTGTCATCGTTATCACGATCTTTTGGTCGAgg GAAAACAACGTGAAGGCGTGTTTGCCTCTAGAGTACACACAAGAGCAGTATGACAGTGAAGataaaaa GTTGGTGGTGGCATTGGCGGTCACCCTCAGCCTGTTTGCCATAGAGCTGGCTGGGTTCCTCTCAGGAGTTTCCATGTTCAACTACAGCCAAGGTCTCCTGT CAACAGGAGCCCATGCCAGTGCCTCAGTGGCTctacttttctttctgtttgaacaGTGGGAGTGTGACATCTACTGGTGGATCTTTGTCATTTGCAG TGTGCTACCTGCTTTTATGGAGATTATTCTGTTTATAGCTGTTCTTGGACTGAAGAAGAAGCCATTATGA
- the trim46a gene encoding tripartite motif-containing protein 46 isoform X1 encodes MAEAELHTFTSIMDALVRISSNMKSMEQELHCPVCDEMVKQPILLPCQHSVCLLCAAEVLVQRGYPPPDLPPEPNSPASTPNTRSPRQARRPTPRTPDRLERVLRTVCGTYPGRRRKDTALPPMFFPCPSCQEDVELGEKGLTDCLRNLTLERIVERYRHTVSLGSVAIMCGFCKPPQSLEATKGCADCKSNFCNECFKLYHPWGTPRAQHEHILPTNNFRPKVLTCTEHEQERLQWYCRNCQRLLCSLCKLRRVHHGHKVLPIAQAYQALKDKVTKEVNFILANQETIQSQITELEAAIKQMEANSAVALHQLTHCIRELGAAVAERQGALALALEASRSRREEALSAQVSERRGLLEHAGLMAYTQELLKETDAPCFVQAARVTHNRLVKAIENLQCFTLSAETSFRHFHLDASKEIKLIHDLEFIRAPLAPVIDTQKTLAYDQLFLCWRLPQDSAQAWHFSVEFQRRAGGAAATWGGIRSPNAATAWQRLDEVRGTSAVVDRLQMDSVYVLRVRGCNKAGFGEYSEEVYLHTPPAPVLSFSLDSRWGLHADRLALGRGQTYARSVPGLSLLQAADRTLTSCHLTSDLLVADLAVTQGRHYWACSVEPGSYLVKVGVGQEAKLQEWFHLPQDMASPRCDPDSGHDSGAEDGQDSPPFCFLTMGMGKILLPQGHGHSQSQGDSHSQGGLHSHNSSHSNLPHPHTTPLPPRLGVCLDCDKGRVTFYDAHSLRILWEGHLDCSVPVCPAFCFIGGGALQLQDLVANQSIEEPPPRRVTIQTRATNLSK; translated from the exons ATGGCAGAAGCGGAGTTACACACCTTTACCTCTATAATGGACGCGTTGGTTCGCATTAGT tcCAACATGAAGAGCATGGAACAGGAGCTGCATTGTCCGGTGTGTGATGAAATGGTAAAGCAGCCCATCCTGCTGCCATGccagcacagtgtgtgtctgctgtgtgcgGCCGAGGTGTTGGTACAGAGGGGTTATCCTCCTCCGGACCTCCCTCCAGAGCCCAACTCACCGGCCTCCACACCCAACACTCGCTCTCCACGTCAGGCACGAAGACCCACGCCCAGGACGCCTGACCGCCTGGAGCGGGTCCTGAGAACAG TGTGTGGGACATACCCAGGACGGAGGCGGAAGGACACAGCCCTTCCCCCCATGTTTTTCCCATGTCCTTCCTGCCAGGAGGACGTGGAGCTCGGAGAGAAAGGCCTGACAGACTGCCTCCGTAACCTCACACTGGAGCGGATTGTGGAGAG GTACAGGCACACAGTAAGTCTGGGCAGCGTAGCCATCATGTGTGGTTTCTGTAAGCCTCCTCAGTCACTGGAGGCCACCAAAGGTTGCGCTGACTGCAAGTCCAACTTTTGCAACGAGTGTTTCAAACTCTACCACCCTTGGGGAACCCCCCGAGCTCAGCATGAACACATACTACCCACCAACAACTTTCGGCCAAAG GTCCTAACATGTACAGAGCATGAGCAGGAGAGACTGCAGTGGTACTGCCGTAACTGCCAGAGGTTACTGTGCTCACTTTGTAAGCTCCGTCGTGTCCACCATGGACACAAAGTGTTGCCTATTGCACAGGCTTACCAGGCCCTCAAg GACAAGGTCACCAAGGAAGTCAACTTCATCCTGGCCAACCAGGAGACAATACAGAGTCAGATCACTGAACTGGAAGCTGCCATCAAACAGATGGAG gcGAACAGCGCAGTAGCTCTGCATCAGCTGACTCACTGCATCCGAGAGCTGGGAGCGGCTGTAGCAGAGCGTCAGGGGGCTCTGGCTTTGGCCCTGGAGGCATCTcgcagcaggagagaggaggcctTGTCTGCCCAGGTCTCAGAGAGGCGAGGCCTGCTGGAGCACGCAGGCTTGATGGCCTATACACAAGAGCTGCTCAAGGAGACGGATGCACCCTGCTTCGTACAGGCTGCCAGAGTCACTCACAATAG GCTGGTGAAGGCCATAGAAAACCTACAGTgcttcactctctctgctgAAACCTCTTTCAGACACTTCCACCTAGATGCATCTAAAGAGATCAAACTTATCCACGACTTAGAGTTCATACGTG CCCCACTGGCTCCTGTCATCGACACTCAGAAGACACTTGCTTACGACCAGCTGTTTTTATGCTGGCGCCTCCCTCAGGACTCGGCCCAAGCTTGGCACTTCTCTGTTGAATTCCAGAGACGggcaggaggagctgcagccaCGTGGGGCGGCATCAGGTCCCCTAATGCTGCAACAGCATGGCAGCGTCTGGATGAAGTGAGAGGGACCAGTGCTGTGGTTGACCGACTGCAGATGGACAGTGTGTATGTGCTCAGGGTGAGAGGCTGCAACAAGGCTGGGTTTGGAGAGTACAGTGAAGAGGTTTACCTCCACACTCCTCCAGCACCTG TGTTGAGTTTCTCCTTGGACTCACGCTGGGGGTTGCATGCTGACAGGCTGGCATTGGGTAGAGGCCAAACGTACGCCCGCAGTGTGCCAGGCCTCTCCCTTCTGCAGGCCGCTGACCGCACACTCACTTCTTGCCACTTGACTTCTGACCTGTTGGTGGCCGACTTAGCAGTCACTCAAGGCAGACACTACTGGGCATGCTCTGTGGAGCCTGGATCCTACCTGGTAAAG GTTGGAGTAGGGCAGGAGGCCAAACTACAAGAGTGGTTTCATCTCCCCCAGGACATGGCCAGCCCTCG GTGTGACCCAGACAGTGGCCATGACAGTGGTGCCGAGGACGGCCAGGACTCTCCACCCTTCTGCTTCCTCACAATGGGCATGGGCAAGATCCTGCTTCCTCAAGGACATGGTCACAGTCAGAGCCAGGGGGACAGCCACAGCCAGGGAGGGCTGCACTCCCACAATAGCAGCCATAGCAACCTGCCTCACCCTCATACTACTCCCCTGCCACCCCGACTAGGAGTGTGTCTGGACTGTGACAAAGGACGTGTCACATTTTATGATGCCCACAGTTTGCGGATCCTCTGGGAGGGACATTTGGATTGTTCAGTTCCAGTGTGTCCGGCCTTCTGCTTCATTGGTGGAGGGGCCCTGCAGCTGCAGGACCTTGTGGCCAATCAGAGCATTGAGGAGCCGCCGCCACGGAGGGTAACTATCCAAACACGTGCAACAAATCTCAGCAAATAA
- the trim46a gene encoding tripartite motif-containing protein 46 isoform X2, translating to MAEAELHTFTSIMDALVRISSNMKSMEQELHCPVCDEMVKQPILLPCQHSVCLLCAAEVLVQRGYPPPDLPPEPNSPASTPNTRSPRQARRPTPRTPDRLERVLRTVCGTYPGRRRKDTALPPMFFPCPSCQEDVELGEKGLTDCLRNLTLERIVERYRHTVSLGSVAIMCGFCKPPQSLEATKGCADCKSNFCNECFKLYHPWGTPRAQHEHILPTNNFRPKVLTCTEHEQERLQWYCRNCQRLLCSLCKLRRVHHGHKVLPIAQAYQALKDKVTKEVNFILANQETIQSQITELEAAIKQMEANSAVALHQLTHCIRELGAAVAERQGALALALEASRSRREEALSAQVSERRGLLEHAGLMAYTQELLKETDAPCFVQAARVTHNRLVKAIENLQCFTLSAETSFRHFHLDASKEIKLIHDLEFIRAPLAPVIDTQKTLAYDQLFLCWRLPQDSAQAWHFSVEFQRRAGGAAATWGGIRSPNAATAWQRLDEVRGTSAVVDRLQMDSVYVLRVRGCNKAGFGEYSEEVYLHTPPAPASAPNLPFSSFIPVRLFLLLSLLLQVCLFHFRKLIILSLCYLFLLSTLYCHYFTQKRRI from the exons ATGGCAGAAGCGGAGTTACACACCTTTACCTCTATAATGGACGCGTTGGTTCGCATTAGT tcCAACATGAAGAGCATGGAACAGGAGCTGCATTGTCCGGTGTGTGATGAAATGGTAAAGCAGCCCATCCTGCTGCCATGccagcacagtgtgtgtctgctgtgtgcgGCCGAGGTGTTGGTACAGAGGGGTTATCCTCCTCCGGACCTCCCTCCAGAGCCCAACTCACCGGCCTCCACACCCAACACTCGCTCTCCACGTCAGGCACGAAGACCCACGCCCAGGACGCCTGACCGCCTGGAGCGGGTCCTGAGAACAG TGTGTGGGACATACCCAGGACGGAGGCGGAAGGACACAGCCCTTCCCCCCATGTTTTTCCCATGTCCTTCCTGCCAGGAGGACGTGGAGCTCGGAGAGAAAGGCCTGACAGACTGCCTCCGTAACCTCACACTGGAGCGGATTGTGGAGAG GTACAGGCACACAGTAAGTCTGGGCAGCGTAGCCATCATGTGTGGTTTCTGTAAGCCTCCTCAGTCACTGGAGGCCACCAAAGGTTGCGCTGACTGCAAGTCCAACTTTTGCAACGAGTGTTTCAAACTCTACCACCCTTGGGGAACCCCCCGAGCTCAGCATGAACACATACTACCCACCAACAACTTTCGGCCAAAG GTCCTAACATGTACAGAGCATGAGCAGGAGAGACTGCAGTGGTACTGCCGTAACTGCCAGAGGTTACTGTGCTCACTTTGTAAGCTCCGTCGTGTCCACCATGGACACAAAGTGTTGCCTATTGCACAGGCTTACCAGGCCCTCAAg GACAAGGTCACCAAGGAAGTCAACTTCATCCTGGCCAACCAGGAGACAATACAGAGTCAGATCACTGAACTGGAAGCTGCCATCAAACAGATGGAG gcGAACAGCGCAGTAGCTCTGCATCAGCTGACTCACTGCATCCGAGAGCTGGGAGCGGCTGTAGCAGAGCGTCAGGGGGCTCTGGCTTTGGCCCTGGAGGCATCTcgcagcaggagagaggaggcctTGTCTGCCCAGGTCTCAGAGAGGCGAGGCCTGCTGGAGCACGCAGGCTTGATGGCCTATACACAAGAGCTGCTCAAGGAGACGGATGCACCCTGCTTCGTACAGGCTGCCAGAGTCACTCACAATAG GCTGGTGAAGGCCATAGAAAACCTACAGTgcttcactctctctgctgAAACCTCTTTCAGACACTTCCACCTAGATGCATCTAAAGAGATCAAACTTATCCACGACTTAGAGTTCATACGTG CCCCACTGGCTCCTGTCATCGACACTCAGAAGACACTTGCTTACGACCAGCTGTTTTTATGCTGGCGCCTCCCTCAGGACTCGGCCCAAGCTTGGCACTTCTCTGTTGAATTCCAGAGACGggcaggaggagctgcagccaCGTGGGGCGGCATCAGGTCCCCTAATGCTGCAACAGCATGGCAGCGTCTGGATGAAGTGAGAGGGACCAGTGCTGTGGTTGACCGACTGCAGATGGACAGTGTGTATGTGCTCAGGGTGAGAGGCTGCAACAAGGCTGGGTTTGGAGAGTACAGTGAAGAGGTTTACCTCCACACTCCTCCAGCACCTG cttcTGCACCAAATCTTCCTTTTTCCAGTTTCATCCCAGTCAGACTCTTTCTGCTTCTGTCTTTACTGCTACAGGTCTGTCTTTTTCACTTTAGAAAACTCATCATTCTttctttatgttatttattcttACTATCTACATTGTACTGTCATTActtcacacaaaaaagaagaatttaa